Below is a window of Desulfurococcus amylolyticus Z-533 DNA.
GTTGACAGATCAAAAGGAGCCTAGGAGAATAATATACAGGGTTGAGAAGCCCGGTGATGAAAGGGCATTGGTGATCAGGTCGTCGGGCAGCATCCTCTTAATACCAGAGCTTGGATTAAGTATTGAACCAGGTCCATTCTCCCAGGGATTCATAACAACTGTGGAGGGACTAATCATGGATTTCGCTGAGAAAACAAGGTTCCTCTGTGAGGAAGATAAGGAGAAGAAGGCTGAATGTGGTACCGTGATGGAGAAGTTGGCTAAGGCCAGGGATGGGCTGATCAGCTATACTGTTATTATAGAGGATAAAACCGGGTTAAGCGATATAGTGAGTGGGAAAACGATCTATGAAAAGCTTCAACCCGCAACAGGCTAGATTATGAACCGACCGTTTTCATAGATTAACTCGTTATCCACGTAGACCTTCGCATTCCTCATGTCCTTAATCATATCCCAGTGTATTGCTGAAACATTCCTCCCACCTGTCTCAGGGTAAGCCGAACCTAGGGCTAGATGTATGGTGCCCCCGATCTTCTCGTCGAACAGTATTTCCTTAGTGAACCTAGTTATATTATAGTTCAACCCGAATGCTATCTCCCCTACTTTCCTGGCTCCATCATCTGTTTCAAGCATCTTCTTTAAAAATGCCTCGCCGCGTCTAGCGGTAGCCTCTACTACCTCGCCTTTTCTGAAGACCAATTTAACACCTTCTACTTCTACACCACGCCATATGGCCGGATACTCGAACTCCACATATCCCTCGATACTATCCTCTACAGGGGCTGAGAATACCTCGCCACCAGGCATATTGTAGTGTCCATCATCATTAATCCATGTTCTTCCATCCACGCGTAGATAGAGGTCTATCCCGGGGCCCACGTATCTTATCTCCCTAGCCTTATTCAGGAACTCAGCTATCCTCTGCTGTCTCTTCCCGATCTCGCTCCACACAGATACCGGGTCAGCTGAGTCAGCGTATGTGGCGTGGTAGACGAAGTCTTCGTATTCACTTATACTCATACCGGCTTCCTGGGCTAATGCCCTCGTTGGATATGGGGCTATAACCCATTTCAGCTCACCCTTCGCGCTTCTCTCCAAGTATATTTTATTTAGCTCCCTTCTAGCCTGACTCCTCACCTTAAGCTTCTCCGGGTCTATTCCGATAAGCGGCTTAGTGTGGGATGGTGAGAGTATGCTTATCTGCGCGTTCACTCTCGACACGATTTCCTTCTCGAGTATGCTTACATGTGAGAGGACTTC
It encodes the following:
- a CDS encoding ZPR1 zinc finger domain-containing protein, translating into MYLDINKPVKFNEYTGKCPVCGGLMVYVDYVYRIPYYESVLITTGECSSCGYKYRDVRLTDQKEPRRIIYRVEKPGDERALVIRSSGSILLIPELGLSIEPGPFSQGFITTVEGLIMDFAEKTRFLCEEDKEKKAECGTVMEKLAKARDGLISYTVIIEDKTGLSDIVSGKTIYEKLQPATG
- a CDS encoding aminopeptidase: MADPRISNLARLIVNYCVYLRKGEEVVINASVESIPLVREIVRYTVEAGAYPVFINIGDESITEAFYKYAPQEVLSHVSILEKEIVSRVNAQISILSPSHTKPLIGIDPEKLKVRSQARRELNKIYLERSAKGELKWVIAPYPTRALAQEAGMSISEYEDFVYHATYADSADPVSVWSEIGKRQQRIAEFLNKAREIRYVGPGIDLYLRVDGRTWINDDGHYNMPGGEVFSAPVEDSIEGYVEFEYPAIWRGVEVEGVKLVFRKGEVVEATARRGEAFLKKMLETDDGARKVGEIAFGLNYNITRFTKEILFDEKIGGTIHLALGSAYPETGGRNVSAIHWDMIKDMRNAKVYVDNELIYENGRFII